The sequence below is a genomic window from Sphingobium sp. EP60837.
CGGCCGAGTTGATGGCGGCATGCGACATTCATGCAGTGCCCGCGATCGACGAGCCCTTCGGCCGATCATTGATTGAGGCGATGCTTCTGGGCACACCGGTAGTTGCGGCGGCATCCGGGGGCAATCTGGAGGCGATCGAAGAGGGTGTCACAGGGCTCCTTTCCGCCGCCGACGATCCCGCCGCCATGGCCGAGGCGATCCTGCGGTTGCTCGACTCGCCGGATCAAGCGGAAACGATTGCGGCTAAAGCGTTGAAGGCCGCGACCCAACTTTATGGGGCCGACCGTCACGTTGCGCAGATCAGCGCGATCTATCAGTCGCTCCTTTCTGCTGCCAAGACGGGCGCCGATCAGCCATGGTGAGTCATAACACAACCACTCTTCTCTGCGCGGGCATTGCCGCGCTGCTGGTGACGCCCTTCATCGCGACGACGGATTGGGGCGCGGGCCAAAGCGAGGAGCGTGGCCCGGCAGATTTCAGCGGATCATCAGTCCTTCCGGATGTCCCCGGAGTCGATGCCTTTCCCGGCGCGGAAGGTTTCGGCCGGCGCGCGCGTGGCGGACGTGGGGGCGCAATCATTCCGGTCACCACGCTGGCCGATCATGGCCCCGGCTCCCTGCGCGACTGCATCGAGGAAAAAGGTCCGCGAACCTGCGTCTTCCGCGTCGGCGGCGTGATCCGCTTCACCTCCCGCCGACCACTTATCCGCAATCCCTACATCACCATCGCCGGGCAGACGGCCCCTGGCGGCGGCATCCTGATCACACACGCCGGCGGTGCAGAGGGATATACGCCGATCGTGGCGGAGGGCACGCATGATGTCATCATACGGCACATCCGCGTTCGCACCGACCTGAACGGCTCGCATCGGGGAAGTAATGGATCCTTCCTCTACAAGAACAGCCGCAACATCATTTTTGATCATGTCAGCGGCGCCTGGGCGCTCGACCAGATCATGAGCGGCTATGCCGACAATGACAATATCACCATCTCCAATTCGATCTTCACCCAGGGCGTGCCACGGCATGACAAATGCGCGCTGCTCGCATCGGACCCCAAGGATGCGCAGAAGCTCAGCTTCATCGGCAATTTGTGCGCTCATAATGGAGATCGCAATCCGGATGTGAACTTCCCGCCCCATTCCTGCGTGGAAGTTCTTAACAACGTCTTCTACAACGGCTCGTCTCAATTTACCGAAGTGCACGAGACATTCGGCGGTACGCCCGTCAACATCATCGGGAACTATTATAAGAAAGGTCCCAACAGCAAGGCCGTCATCCCCGCCATAGATCGCGTCTTAGTCGCCAGCACGGGAGAATCGAAAATCTTCGCTGCCGACAACAAGCTGGACCATGTCAAGATCATGGCGACCAGCCCCGCGGAGGCAGCCATGGCGCAGCACCCCATATGCCCATTGAGTGTGCGGGTCATGTCTGCCGAAAATGCTTATGCGAAAGTCTTAAAGCAGGCGGGAGCCTTTCCGCGCGACTCTCTGGACGTGCGCACAGTAGCGGATGTGACCGGACGTACGGGGGCGATCCTGCGTAATCCGGCCGACCTGACCGGTCCGCGCACATTGCCTGCCATCTCGTCCGGAGCGCCTTATGTCGATCTGGACGAGGATGGCATGGCCGATAATTGGGAACGCGCCCATGGCATGAACCCGATGCGGAACGACGCATGGCAGGATACTGACCATAATGGTTGGGCGAACCTGGACGAGTTCCTGGATTTTGCGCACCGGGAACGCCTCGCCGGACGCGAGGTGCGCTGAACCGTGGGGATCAGGGCGGTGCGGCAGGTCAATATTGGAAACGAATCTCCCCGCCCAAGATGCTCCGGTCAAAGTCGTCCAAGTCGATCGTGCTGTTGCGAGAGGCGAGGCGCCCGGTGATCGCGAAGGCGATATTGCGGTTCAGTAAATATTCCAGCTCGAGAAGCCCCGCGAGCGTACGCTCATGCTGGGCGCTGCCGAGGAAGCTGCTGCGGCGGTAGATGACCGCACCCTGCCAGCGGAGGTTATGATAGATCTCATTTTGAAAGCCGAGGCGGAGCCGAGTGTCCGTTCGCGACTGCGCGCCTGACCTGACCGTGGCCACATCGCCTCGGAAGCCGTCAAGCGTGATGACCAGGCGGGGTGTGGGCGTGTAGGTCAGCGCTGCCGAAACGGAAAGGCCGGTTCTGGAATCCTGCGTCGCGGCATCCGGCTCGAAGCGAAAAACGCCGATGCCCGCCTCGCCCCGAATGAGGCCGCC
It includes:
- a CDS encoding pectate lyase family protein, with the translated sequence MSHNTTTLLCAGIAALLVTPFIATTDWGAGQSEERGPADFSGSSVLPDVPGVDAFPGAEGFGRRARGGRGGAIIPVTTLADHGPGSLRDCIEEKGPRTCVFRVGGVIRFTSRRPLIRNPYITIAGQTAPGGGILITHAGGAEGYTPIVAEGTHDVIIRHIRVRTDLNGSHRGSNGSFLYKNSRNIIFDHVSGAWALDQIMSGYADNDNITISNSIFTQGVPRHDKCALLASDPKDAQKLSFIGNLCAHNGDRNPDVNFPPHSCVEVLNNVFYNGSSQFTEVHETFGGTPVNIIGNYYKKGPNSKAVIPAIDRVLVASTGESKIFAADNKLDHVKIMATSPAEAAMAQHPICPLSVRVMSAENAYAKVLKQAGAFPRDSLDVRTVADVTGRTGAILRNPADLTGPRTLPAISSGAPYVDLDEDGMADNWERAHGMNPMRNDAWQDTDHNGWANLDEFLDFAHRERLAGREVR